Proteins encoded by one window of Arachis ipaensis cultivar K30076 chromosome B04, Araip1.1, whole genome shotgun sequence:
- the LOC110271429 gene encoding uncharacterized protein LOC110271429 encodes MISETTEQIKKIRSQMLVAQSRQKSYADQRRKPLEFEEGEHVFLKVTPTTGIRRSIKTKKLNPRYIRPFEILKRIGPVAYRIALPPHLLSLHEVFHVSQLHKYTFDPSHVLEPESVQVREDLMLPVTLVKINDTSIKRLRGKEVSFVKVAWSWAGIEEHTWELESEMRKDYPHLFSDGDSVDEE; translated from the exons ATGATTAGTGAAACCACTgagcaaataaagaaaatccgTAGTCAAATGCTTGTGGCTCAAAGCCGTCAGAAAAGCTATGCTGACCAAAGGCGGAAGCCTttagaatttgaggaaggagaacatgtcttcctgaaggttactccgaccacTGGAATAAGGAGATCCATCAAAACTAAGAAGTTAAATCCCCGTTATATTAGGCCGTTTGAAATCCTGAAGAGAATTGGACCAGTGGCGTATAGGATCGCTTTACCACCACATCTTTTGAGCCTGCATGAAGTGTTTCATGTATCGCAGCTTCATAAATACACTTTTGATCCTAGTCATGTCCTAGAACCGGAATCAGTCCAAGTGAGAGAAGATCTGATGCTTCCAGTAACTCTGGTTAAGATCAATGATACCAGCATTAAGCGTTTACGCGGGAAAGAGGTTTCTTTTGTGAAAGTAGcttggagctgggctggaattgAAGAACATACCTGGGAGCTTGAATCCGAGATGCGGAAGGattacccacacctcttttcag ATGGTGACAGCGTGGATGAAGAGTGA
- the LOC107636058 gene encoding uncharacterized protein LOC107636058 codes for MVSEQIVPIDPEDGLIVLLCILCVHPPTFRGTSNPTDADNWIQAIERALQAQQVPDEQWVEFGTYQLHGKAQHWWQGMRRILQLDGVVISWELFREEFYKKYFPNSGAPEDFAEWKYIKYEGGLQSDIQSFVAPLEIRVFSELVNKSRVAEECVKRANNQGQGNFRRPNTYANQGRRQGKQPQQDVSCHICGKYHSGPCKFGTGVCYSCGQPGHLANSCPEKKTYEMGRVQQPGRVYTTSAVGAEGSETLIRGNCEMTGKTLNALFDSGASHSFITFEKVDEL; via the exons atggtatcagagcagatCGTTCCTATAGATCCTGAGGATGGACTGAttgtgcttctgtgcattctctgt GTTCACCCTCCGACCTTCAGAGGGACCTCGAATCCTACTGATGCTGATAATTGGATACAGGCTATTGAGCGAGCATTACAGGCTCAGCAGGTTCCTGATGAACAGTGGGTTGAGTTTGGAACCTACCAACTGCATGGTAAAGctcagcattggtggcagggcATGAGGCGCATTCTGCAGCTTGACGGGGTTGTGATCTCTTGGGAGTTGTTCCGAGaggaattctataagaagtacttcccCAACTCA GGAGCTCCTGAAGACTTTGCTGAGTGGAAGTACATAAAGTATGAAGGAGGCCTTCAgagtgacattcagagctttgtaGCACCTTTGGAGATTCGGGTGTTCTCTGAGCTTGTGAATAAGAGCAGGGTGGCTGAGGAATGTGTCAAAAGGGCT AACAATCAGGGGCAAGGCAACTTCAGAAGGCCTAATACCTATGCTAATCAGGGAAGGAGACAAGGGAAGCAGCCACAGCAGGATGTGAGTTGCCACATATGTGGGAAGTACCATTCTGGGCCATGCAAGTTTGGGACTGGAGTTTGTTATTCCTGTGGGCAGCCGGGACACTTGGCTAACAGTTGCCCAGAGAAGAAGACGTATGAGATGGGCAGAGTGCAGCAGCCAGGGAGAGTATACACTACTTCTGCAGTAGGCGCTGAGGGGTCAGAGACATTGATTAGAGGTAACTGTGAGATGACTGGTAAAACTTTGAATGCCTTGTTTGATTCTGGAGCTTCACATTCTTTTATTACATTTGAGAAGGTTGATGAGTTATGA